From Streptomyces asiaticus, one genomic window encodes:
- a CDS encoding peptidoglycan recognition protein family protein, with protein MRAYLASSIGVACTAALALPLALHPGPAHARAERTVAVGSTRSLPLRPLDSLDSLVGGGTDRGVAARRGDAAAERGVTASGVRPFSLVGVVWDRPAAELRGRAQVRTRAVGGAWSPWRELLPYGDEAPDPDSPELRGARAHGGTAPLWVGASDAVEARVRPERAARADAGSDARAADAGAAALPSGLRLELIDPGEPPAPPGPDRAALRALPGHPAPTAGHPMPTAGGGAPSSGSGVPGAKPTTPGPSVTTTPPPSALDTDADAEAATAAAARYSAPRPAIVTRAGWGADEKIRETGHVYSKTVKVAFIHHTVTGNNYSCSQAPSVVRSIYRYHVKSLGWRDYGYNFTIDKCGKIYEGRSGGVTKAVRGAHTLGFNTNSMGVAVLGTFTSKKPSAKAVKAVAKLTAWKLGLFKRNPRGTTHLVSGGGNKYKKGANVKFHVIAGHRDGFATECPGKRLYKKLGSVRKTAARLQGR; from the coding sequence ATGCGTGCATACCTGGCATCCTCGATCGGCGTCGCGTGCACCGCCGCCCTCGCCCTTCCCCTCGCCCTGCATCCCGGCCCCGCCCACGCCCGGGCCGAGCGGACCGTCGCCGTCGGCTCCACGCGGTCGCTGCCGCTGCGCCCGCTGGACTCGCTGGACTCGCTCGTGGGTGGCGGGACGGACCGGGGTGTGGCCGCCCGGCGCGGTGACGCCGCGGCCGAGCGGGGCGTCACGGCGTCGGGCGTGCGGCCGTTCTCGCTCGTCGGCGTCGTCTGGGACCGGCCCGCCGCGGAGCTCCGCGGCCGGGCGCAGGTGCGTACCCGCGCGGTCGGCGGCGCGTGGTCGCCATGGCGCGAGCTGCTGCCGTACGGGGACGAGGCCCCCGACCCGGACTCGCCCGAACTCCGCGGCGCACGGGCGCACGGCGGCACCGCGCCGCTGTGGGTCGGCGCCTCGGACGCCGTCGAGGCGCGGGTACGGCCGGAACGGGCGGCGAGGGCGGACGCGGGGTCGGACGCGCGGGCGGCGGACGCTGGGGCGGCGGCCCTGCCGTCCGGGCTGCGGCTGGAGCTGATCGACCCGGGTGAGCCCCCGGCGCCGCCGGGGCCGGACCGGGCCGCGCTCCGCGCGCTTCCGGGGCATCCGGCACCGACGGCGGGGCATCCGATGCCGACGGCGGGGGGTGGGGCGCCGTCGTCAGGGAGTGGCGTGCCGGGTGCGAAGCCGACCACCCCCGGACCCTCCGTGACCACCACCCCGCCGCCCAGCGCGCTCGACACCGATGCCGACGCCGAGGCAGCCACGGCGGCCGCCGCCCGCTACAGCGCGCCGCGGCCCGCCATCGTCACGCGCGCGGGCTGGGGCGCCGACGAGAAGATCCGCGAAACGGGCCATGTCTACAGCAAGACCGTGAAGGTCGCCTTCATCCACCACACCGTGACGGGCAACAACTACAGCTGCTCACAGGCGCCCTCCGTTGTGCGCAGTATCTACCGCTACCACGTGAAGAGCCTGGGATGGCGTGACTACGGCTACAACTTCACCATCGACAAGTGCGGGAAAATCTACGAAGGCCGCTCCGGCGGTGTGACCAAAGCCGTACGCGGGGCGCACACGCTGGGCTTCAACACCAACAGCATGGGCGTCGCTGTCCTCGGCACGTTCACCTCCAAGAAGCCCTCGGCCAAGGCCGTGAAGGCCGTCGCCAAGCTCACCGCGTGGAAACTGGGCCTCTTCAAGCGGAATCCGCGCGGTACGACGCATCTGGTGTCGGGCGGCGGCAACAAGTACAAAAAGGGCGCCAACGTAAAGTTCCATGTGATCGCGGGTCACCGCGACGGCTTCGCCACCGAGTGCCCCGGCAAGCGTCTCTACAAGAAGCTCGGTTCGGTACGGAAGACGGCCGCCCGCCTCCAGGGGCGCTGA
- a CDS encoding TIGR03089 family protein, whose product MNATDRTPADLLGSALDADPSRPLVTFYDDATGERVELSVATFANWVAKTANLLQDDLAAAPGDRCALLLPAHWQTAVWLVACSSVGVLVDIGGDPASADLVVSGPDSLKEARECSGERVALSLQPLGGRFPQLPEGFADYAVEVPSQGDRFAPYSPVDPDTPALAVGGVELTSAQVVERAGADAAGRGLGPGSRILSGLSYGTWEGLSYGLYAPLVSGGSVVLCRHLDRLDEKELAGRKQSERVTATTP is encoded by the coding sequence GTGAACGCCACCGATCGCACCCCCGCCGACCTGCTGGGATCCGCGCTCGACGCGGATCCCTCCCGCCCGCTCGTGACCTTCTACGACGACGCCACGGGCGAACGCGTCGAACTCTCCGTGGCCACCTTCGCCAATTGGGTGGCGAAGACCGCCAATCTCCTCCAGGACGATCTCGCCGCCGCGCCCGGCGACAGATGCGCACTACTGCTCCCCGCCCACTGGCAGACCGCCGTGTGGCTGGTGGCCTGCTCCTCGGTCGGGGTCCTCGTGGACATCGGGGGCGACCCGGCCTCCGCCGACCTCGTCGTCAGTGGCCCGGACAGCCTCAAGGAGGCACGGGAGTGCTCCGGGGAGCGGGTGGCGCTGTCGCTCCAGCCGCTGGGCGGCCGCTTCCCCCAGCTGCCGGAGGGGTTCGCGGACTACGCCGTGGAGGTGCCCAGCCAGGGCGACCGCTTCGCCCCGTACTCCCCCGTGGACCCGGATACCCCCGCGCTGGCCGTCGGCGGTGTGGAGCTGACGAGCGCCCAGGTGGTGGAGCGGGCGGGCGCCGACGCCGCCGGTCGGGGGCTCGGGCCCGGTTCGCGGATCCTCTCGGGGCTTTCGTACGGCACCTGGGAGGGGCTCTCGTACGGGCTGTACGCGCCGCTGGTCAGTGGCGGTTCGGTGGTGCTCTGCCGCCATCTGGACCGGCTGGACGAGAAGGAGCTGGCCGGGCGCAAGCAGAGCGAGCGCGTCACCGCCACCACACCCTGA
- a CDS encoding LCP family protein: MPLRPRAEDGWEDADVTTDSSEPAPRRRRRWPRVLALGVALLVLSAAGVGWWFYERLDGNIRTDTRTANELKKYEAERPVSVVRDAQNILLIGSDNRGGKGNGKYGKDTGTQRSDTTILLHLQAGGKSATAVSVPRDLMVDIPACEGPDGKRAQARFAQFNWAFESGGAACSIRTVEKLTGIRVDHHMIVDFSGFKRLVNAVGGVEMCLKEPVDDAEAHLKLPAGRQVLHGEQALGYVRARYSIGDGSDTERIGRQQEFMSSLVKKVQSNGVLLNPAKLYPVLNAATSSLTTDPGLDSLKDLYALVRGVRDIPRDKIRFLTIPRQPYTYNKNRDELVQPDADRLFRQLRLDRPVPVSHAVTASAGGGPKAADLTGYQGTTAARGICE, from the coding sequence ATGCCGCTCCGCCCCCGGGCGGAAGACGGGTGGGAGGACGCGGACGTGACGACCGACAGCTCTGAGCCTGCGCCGAGACGCAGGCGCCGCTGGCCGCGCGTCCTGGCGCTGGGCGTGGCCCTGCTGGTGCTGTCGGCCGCCGGGGTGGGCTGGTGGTTCTACGAACGCCTCGACGGCAATATCCGCACCGACACCCGGACCGCGAACGAGCTGAAGAAGTACGAGGCCGAGCGGCCGGTGTCGGTGGTGCGGGACGCGCAGAACATCCTGCTGATCGGCTCCGACAACCGGGGCGGCAAGGGCAACGGCAAATACGGCAAGGACACCGGCACCCAGCGCTCGGACACCACGATCCTGCTGCACCTCCAGGCCGGCGGTAAGAGCGCCACCGCCGTCTCCGTCCCGCGCGATCTGATGGTGGACATCCCGGCCTGCGAGGGGCCGGACGGAAAGCGCGCCCAGGCCCGGTTCGCCCAGTTCAACTGGGCGTTCGAATCCGGTGGCGCGGCCTGTTCGATCCGCACCGTCGAGAAGCTGACCGGGATCCGCGTCGACCACCACATGATCGTGGACTTCAGCGGCTTCAAGCGGCTGGTGAACGCGGTCGGCGGGGTGGAGATGTGCCTGAAGGAGCCCGTGGACGACGCCGAAGCGCATCTGAAGCTGCCCGCGGGCCGTCAGGTCCTCCACGGCGAGCAGGCCCTGGGCTATGTGCGCGCCCGGTACAGCATCGGCGACGGCAGCGACACGGAGCGCATCGGGCGGCAACAGGAGTTCATGAGCTCGCTTGTGAAGAAAGTGCAGAGCAATGGTGTGCTGCTCAATCCCGCGAAGCTGTATCCCGTGCTCAACGCCGCGACGTCCTCGCTGACCACGGATCCGGGCCTGGATTCGCTCAAAGATCTGTACGCTCTGGTGCGCGGGGTGCGGGACATCCCGCGGGACAAGATCCGCTTCCTCACGATTCCGCGGCAGCCCTACACGTACAACAAGAACCGCGATGAGCTCGTCCAACCCGATGCCGACCGGCTGTTCCGGCAGTTGCGGCTGGATCGGCCGGTGCCGGTGTCCCACGCCGTCACGGCCTCGGCGGGTGGCGGGCCCAAAGCCGCCGATCTCACCGGCTACC